The genomic region AGCCGTACTCAGATCTGCCCGTTTACTGCTCCGTCCGTTTACTGCTCCGGCCGGCTACAGCTCCGGCCGGCTACTGCGCCCAGCCCGAGGTGCGCCAGGCGTGCGCGCCGGGGCGCAGGGCGGGACGGACGGTGCGGGAGCGGTCGGTCCACGGGGAGGCCGGGCCGCTCGCCGCGCTGCGGGCCGCGTCGAGGGCGGCCTGCGTGGCGGCGGCCCGGGCTTGGACCACCGCCAGGACGGTGGCCAGCTCCTCGGGGGTCGGCTGCCCGTGCAGCACCTGGATGGGGGGCATCGCGGGTCGTCCTTACCGTTGTCGGGCCTTGCAGGGAAATGCCTTACAGGGGAATGTTGCCGTGCTTCTTGGGCGGTAGCACCTCGCGCTTGCCGCGCAGCGCGCGCAGGCCGCGGACGATGTGCCTGCGGGTCTCGGACGGGGCGATCACCGCGTCCACGTAGCCGCGCTCGGCCGCCAGGTACGGGTTGAGCAGGGTGTCCTCGTACTCGGCGACCAGCTCGGCGCGGCGGGCGTCGACGTCCTGGCCGGCCGCGGCGGCCTCGGCCAGCTCGCGCCGGTAGACGATGTTGGCCGCACCCTGCGCGCCCATCACGGCGATCTGCGCGGTGGGCCAGGCCAGGTTGAGGTCGGCGCCCAGGTGCTTGGAGCCCATCACGTCGTAGGCGCCGCCGAAGGCCTTGCGGGTGATCACGGTGATCAGCGGCACGGTGGCCTCGGCGTAGGCGAAGATCAGCTTGGCGCCGCGCCGGATGATGCCGTCCCACTCCTGGCCGGTGCCGGGCAGGAAGCCGGGCACGTCCACGAAGGTGAGCACCGGGATGTTGAAGGCGTCGCAGGTGCGCACGAAGCGGGCGGCCTTCTCGCTGGCGGCGATGTCCAGGCAGCCG from Kitasatospora azatica KCTC 9699 harbors:
- a CDS encoding acyl-CoA carboxylase subunit epsilon; translation: MPPIQVLHGQPTPEELATVLAVVQARAAATQAALDAARSAASGPASPWTDRSRTVRPALRPGAHAWRTSGWAQ